A stretch of the Perca flavescens isolate YP-PL-M2 chromosome 3, PFLA_1.0, whole genome shotgun sequence genome encodes the following:
- the LOC114552339 gene encoding stress-associated endoplasmic reticulum protein 1: MVAKQRIRMANEKHSKNITLRGNVAKTTRNASDDKGVGPWLLALFIFVVCGSAIFQIIQSIRMGM, translated from the exons ATGGTGGCCAAGCAGAGGATCCGAATGGCGAACGAGAAACACAGCAAGAACATCACTCTGCGAGGAAACGTGGCCAAGACAACG aggAACGCCAGCGATGATAAAGGAGTTGGTCCCTGGCTGCTCGCACTCTTCATCTTCGTCGTCTGTGGATCCG cCATCTTCCAGATCATCCAGAGCATCAGGATGGGCATGTAG